A window of Diabrotica virgifera virgifera chromosome 9, PGI_DIABVI_V3a contains these coding sequences:
- the LOC126891377 gene encoding general transcription factor II-I repeat domain-containing protein 2A-like — MDKVVQTVNFIRARGLNHRQFQAFLSDVGSDHEDIVYFSSVRWLSRASTLKRFYSLLDEVKIFLENKGQEIDFLTDEQWLADLAFLVDITKYLSDLNLKLQGKDQLCTQLYEHIQAFTKKLILLEKQLEQKQLVHWETLSARNQEMLDLAKYVSLLQRLRNEFEERFVDFKLQIPNMKVFQNPFEIEIDGAVLNLQMELIELQSDSLLKTAYQSCLPNGLIEFYKKYINRNQYPNLTKLPLQQISLFGSTYICEQLFSRMKYNKSKTRSSLSDNHLTGILRIATSKIPVDIDTLCKQKKCQTSH, encoded by the coding sequence ATGGATAAAGTAGTGCAGACAGTTAATTTTATACGTGCAAGAGGACTGAATCACAGACAGTTCCAGGCTTTTCTGTCTGATGTCGGTTCAGATCACGAAGACATCGTGTACTTCAGTAGCGTTCGCTGGCTCAGTAGAGCATCCACACTTAAACGATTCTATTCGTTGCTCGACGAAGTAAAGATTTTTCTTGAAAACAAAGGTCAAGAAATTGATTTCCTAACTGATGAGCAGTGGTTGGCTGATCTGGCCTTCCTGGTTGACATTACTAAGTACCTCTCTGATCTTAACTTAAAACTGCAAGGAAAAGATCAATTATGCACGCAGTTATATGAACACATTCAAGCTTTCACAAAGAAGCTCATATTGTTAGAAAAACAACTGGAACAAAAACAGTTGGTTCATTGGGAGACTCTATCTGCCAGAAATCAAGAAATGTTGGACTTAGCCAAGTACGTGTCATTGTTGCAAAGATTGAGGAATGAGTTTGAAGAGAGATTCGTAGACTTCAAATTACAAATTCCTAACATGAAAGTGTTCCAAAATCCGTTTGAAATTGAAATTGATGGTGCTGTGCTGAACTTACAGATGGAATTGATTGAACTGCAAAGTGACTCTCTTCTAAAAACGGCATATCAAAGTTGCCTTCCGAACGGATTAATtgagttttataaaaaatatattaatcgGAACCAATACCCAAACCTTACCAAATTACCTCTTCAACAAATATCTTTATTTGGTAGTACATATATTTGCGAGCAGCTTTTTTCTCGCATGAAATATAATAAATCGAAAACGAGATCATCTTTATCAGACAATCATCTGACAGGCATTCTGCGCATAGCTACTTCTAAAATACCAGTTGACATAGATACACTGTGCAAACAGAAAAAATGTCAAACATCTCATTAG